From one Chryseobacterium sp. 3008163 genomic stretch:
- the rpsF gene encoding 30S ribosomal protein S6, with translation MNNYETVFILTPVLSDAQVEEAVKKFEDLIKEKNCEIVTRENWGLKKLAYPIQLKKNGFYTLIEFKGEGTVVADLELAFKRDERVIRYLTTKLDKHAVEYAVTRRSKLKASRA, from the coding sequence ATGAACAATTACGAAACTGTTTTCATTTTAACTCCCGTTCTATCTGATGCTCAGGTGGAGGAAGCAGTGAAAAAATTTGAAGATCTTATCAAAGAAAAAAACTGTGAGATTGTCACTAGAGAAAATTGGGGATTGAAGAAATTAGCTTATCCAATTCAATTAAAAAAGAATGGATTCTACACTTTAATCGAGTTTAAAGGTGAAGGAACTGTAGTTGCTGACTTAGAATTGGCATTCAAACGTGACGAAAGAGTAATTCGTTACCTTACTACAAAACTAGACAAGCACGCTGTAGAGTACGCTGTAACTAGAAGATCTAAACTTAAAGCTTCAAGAGCTTAA
- a CDS encoding T9SS-dependent choice-of-anchor J family protein: MKRQLLNALLLGLPIFGFSQIFQENFDGNGQGITAWTVLNVDGLTPASGVAFITNGWNRIDRQGANGSFGGPAGNHAAMSTSWYTPAGTSNDWLISPTVPVSGASPTLYWDAKAQDGTYPDGYKVMLAPNGGNTVNDFTVELYNTAGENKYWTSRAVSLTPYIGQNVRFAFVNNSTDKFMLMVDNIKVDYTYVAPPLSYCGPLVFADFFGDDGDEPITLVNFAGINNTSSATTYIGNGHEYFLTQTASVARGQSYDITLKGNTGGNYTNNFAVFIDWNQNGNLNDAGETYTVTQTITNSTGTDAIQAVHTIAVPTTALLGNTRMRIKKLDGTTGLTNPCEDGTYGQAEDYTVNVTATLSVNDVVKRDSNLKIYPNPVSDMLNIDSESKIKSLTIFDQSGKSVLNESINAQKANINISRLTTGTYIITAQTENSLQSAKIIKK; the protein is encoded by the coding sequence TACAGCTTGGACTGTACTAAATGTTGATGGATTAACACCCGCATCCGGTGTAGCATTTATTACCAATGGATGGAATCGCATCGACAGACAGGGAGCTAACGGAAGTTTTGGAGGTCCCGCTGGAAATCATGCGGCAATGAGTACCTCATGGTATACACCTGCAGGAACTTCGAATGATTGGCTAATATCACCAACAGTTCCAGTTTCTGGAGCTTCACCAACCTTATACTGGGATGCAAAAGCGCAGGATGGAACCTATCCTGATGGCTACAAAGTAATGCTTGCTCCAAACGGGGGGAATACAGTCAATGATTTTACTGTTGAACTTTACAACACCGCTGGCGAAAATAAATATTGGACGAGCAGAGCTGTAAGTTTAACTCCTTATATTGGTCAAAATGTAAGATTTGCCTTTGTAAACAATAGCACTGACAAATTCATGTTAATGGTAGATAACATCAAAGTAGATTATACCTATGTTGCACCACCCCTTTCTTATTGTGGACCACTTGTATTTGCAGATTTTTTCGGTGATGATGGTGATGAACCAATTACTTTGGTAAATTTTGCAGGAATCAACAATACAAGTAGCGCAACCACATATATAGGAAACGGTCATGAATATTTTCTTACGCAAACAGCCAGTGTAGCCAGAGGGCAATCTTATGATATTACTTTAAAAGGTAATACCGGTGGAAATTATACAAATAATTTTGCAGTGTTCATTGATTGGAATCAGAATGGAAATCTAAATGATGCAGGAGAGACATATACCGTAACACAAACGATTACAAACTCTACCGGTACAGATGCAATTCAGGCGGTACATACTATCGCTGTTCCTACAACTGCTCTTCTTGGAAATACCAGAATGAGAATTAAAAAATTAGACGGAACAACTGGTCTTACAAACCCTTGTGAAGACGGTACCTACGGACAAGCAGAAGACTACACTGTAAACGTAACTGCAACTTTATCTGTGAATGATGTGGTTAAAAGAGATTCAAATCTCAAAATATATCCTAATCCGGTTTCTGACATGTTGAATATTGATTCTGAATCAAAAATAAAATCATTAACCATATTTGACCAAAGCGGTAAAAGTGTATTAAATGAATCTATCAATGCACAGAAAGCAAACATTAATATTTCAAGATTAACAACAGGAACTTATATTATCACTGCTCAAACAGAAAATAGCTTACAGTCAGCAAAAATAATTAAAAAATAA